A portion of the Bdellovibrio sp. ArHS genome contains these proteins:
- the hpt gene encoding hypoxanthine phosphoribosyltransferase produces MTNLSLKPYITEEQIQAKVKELGETLSKKFKDEKVVAVCVLKGSFMFYSDLIRNINADITCEFFGVASYHGGTSSSGEVKVTLDLASPVENCHVILVEDIIDTGLTMNYLKNAILSRKPKSLTTVSLLEKPDALKVKCDIDHVGFKIPNDFVVGYGLDYQGYYRNLPYIAQVQNFQ; encoded by the coding sequence ATGACAAACCTTTCACTAAAACCTTACATCACTGAAGAACAAATTCAGGCCAAAGTAAAAGAGTTGGGCGAAACTCTGTCCAAGAAATTTAAGGACGAAAAAGTTGTCGCGGTCTGCGTTCTTAAAGGCTCTTTCATGTTCTACTCGGATTTAATCCGCAACATCAATGCGGACATCACTTGCGAGTTTTTCGGTGTAGCATCTTATCACGGTGGCACTTCTTCTTCGGGTGAAGTGAAAGTGACTTTGGATTTGGCGAGTCCGGTCGAAAACTGCCACGTGATTTTGGTGGAAGACATTATCGATACCGGCCTGACGATGAATTACTTGAAAAATGCAATTCTATCTCGCAAACCGAAAAGCCTGACGACAGTATCGTTGTTGGAAAAACCAGATGCCTTGAAGGTCAAATGCGATATCGACCATGTCGGCTTCAAAATTCCAAACGATTTTGTCGTCGGATATGGCTTGGATTATCAGGGTTATTATCGCAACCTTCCTTACATCGCCCAAGTTCAGAACTTCCAATAA
- a CDS encoding uracil phosphoribosyltransferase → MTFHQELRHKYGSQVHIIDSPFLSGLLARLCSADCFQPEINRIVEVLYTHLIAVIMNNEFTLENFIQPTRMSEAHPDKLLQGVRLSAEQKAVSVNLARAGTYPSHICYNALHFSLKPQNVRQDHIFAARVTNNKDKVTGAEFGGMKIGGDVKDAHVIFPDPMGATGNTMITAVDHYKTHIEGPAKKFIALNLIVTPEYLKNVLSAHPDVVIYALRLDRGLSSTAVLEAIPGEYWDQERGLNDKQYIVPGGGGFGEIMNNSFV, encoded by the coding sequence ATGACGTTTCATCAAGAACTGAGACACAAATACGGGTCTCAGGTGCACATCATTGACAGTCCGTTCCTGAGTGGTCTTTTAGCGCGCTTGTGTTCTGCCGATTGCTTTCAACCCGAAATCAATCGCATTGTTGAAGTGCTTTATACGCACCTGATAGCCGTTATCATGAATAACGAGTTCACATTAGAGAACTTCATCCAACCCACGCGCATGTCAGAGGCGCATCCCGACAAATTACTTCAGGGTGTGCGCCTGTCCGCCGAGCAAAAGGCCGTCAGCGTAAATCTGGCCCGGGCCGGGACCTACCCCAGTCATATTTGCTATAATGCCCTCCATTTTTCCCTGAAGCCGCAAAACGTGCGTCAGGATCATATCTTTGCAGCCCGCGTGACGAACAACAAAGACAAGGTCACAGGGGCAGAGTTTGGCGGCATGAAAATCGGGGGCGACGTTAAAGACGCGCATGTCATCTTCCCGGACCCCATGGGAGCGACCGGAAACACAATGATCACGGCCGTAGATCACTATAAAACTCATATCGAAGGACCCGCAAAAAAGTTTATTGCGTTAAACCTGATCGTAACCCCTGAATATTTGAAGAATGTACTTAGCGCCCACCCTGATGTCGTGATCTATGCCTTAAGGCTTGACCGAGGGCTGTCTTCTACGGCAGTTTTAGAGGCTATTCCCGGGGAATATTGGGATCAAGAACGCGGCCTGAACGACAAACAATACATCGTCCCTGGCGGCGGCGGCTTCGGCGAGATCATGAATAACTCTTTTGTGTAG
- the rsmH gene encoding 16S rRNA (cytosine(1402)-N(4))-methyltransferase RsmH codes for MKKYKPKSGEKIEIKEEIIPPKVELPFEFSPEHYPVLLQEVLAAFYPFRAKEKPTYFDGTFGRGGHYSAVRYVIPQMKATVMDQDLAAVNFAKTRFQTDVEQGQLTIIHGNFSQFSEHNLNNFDMMLLDLGVSSPQLDQAERGFSFYHDGPLDMRMNQQQGMTAEMLVNTASEEELIRIFKDYGEVYRPARVVRAIVHDRKTKAFQSTSQLAGLIERVDGWQIKGHHPATKYFMALRLAVNSELEVVEQALPAMMKSLNPGGRLAVITFHSLEDRIVKNIFKDAEDLGRPVYKKVIVPTQEECDKNSRSRSAKLRVFERSAQDELGKL; via the coding sequence ATGAAGAAGTACAAGCCGAAGTCCGGTGAAAAAATAGAGATTAAAGAAGAAATCATCCCGCCAAAAGTCGAGCTGCCTTTTGAGTTTTCTCCCGAGCACTATCCCGTTTTACTGCAAGAAGTTCTAGCCGCCTTTTATCCTTTTCGCGCAAAAGAAAAGCCCACTTATTTCGATGGCACTTTCGGGCGGGGCGGTCACTACTCGGCGGTGCGCTATGTGATTCCCCAGATGAAAGCCACGGTCATGGACCAAGATCTAGCCGCGGTGAATTTCGCTAAAACCCGCTTCCAGACGGACGTCGAGCAGGGCCAGTTAACGATAATACATGGAAACTTCTCTCAATTTTCGGAACACAATCTGAATAATTTTGATATGATGCTCTTAGATCTAGGTGTGAGTTCTCCGCAATTAGACCAGGCGGAGCGCGGCTTTAGTTTTTATCACGATGGCCCCCTGGATATGCGAATGAATCAGCAACAAGGAATGACAGCAGAGATGCTTGTGAATACGGCTTCAGAGGAAGAACTCATTCGAATCTTCAAAGACTACGGTGAAGTGTATCGCCCGGCCCGCGTCGTTCGCGCCATTGTCCATGACCGTAAAACCAAAGCTTTTCAATCCACCAGTCAGTTGGCAGGCCTTATCGAGCGTGTCGATGGGTGGCAAATCAAAGGGCATCATCCCGCTACCAAATATTTTATGGCATTGCGCCTGGCTGTGAATTCGGAACTGGAAGTTGTCGAACAGGCTTTGCCAGCCATGATGAAGTCCTTGAATCCTGGTGGGCGTTTAGCCGTCATCACCTTCCATTCTTTGGAAGACCGTATCGTGAAGAATATCTTCAAAGATGCTGAAGATCTTGGTCGCCCCGTTTATAAAAAAGTGATTGTTCCCACTCAGGAAGAGTGTGACAAAAACTCTCGCTCGCGCTCCGCGAAGTTGAGAGTCTTCGAGAGGAGTGCTCAGGATGAGCTCGGAAAACTTTAG
- a CDS encoding penicillin-binding transpeptidase domain-containing protein, with protein MKSRIVIIFVGILVLWSALILRAGYLQFLPNDRLNSLQNRQFQTKVTLQARRGAIVDSNGRDLAMSAAAYSLYADPKIIENRKLAAKKLAKVLNQSYESVYAKIKDGNRRFVWIQRMLDQGAADEIKSWDIRGLSFVEEWRRVYPNETLLAQTLGFLGIEGQGLEGLELGYNQLLAGNQKKVSVKRDARGRPLINDGLMFIENPEGSELRLTVDSELQYRLESELANAVSTFEADHAVGVILDAKTSAVLALASAPTFDVNKAMKAAAEHRRNKIVTDAFEPGSTMKTFVIAAALRDGLIQPNTKFYCEKGSFKVGDRIIREAESKEKFEDLTVSEILAVSSNVGTTKIAFKMGSDKLRQGLLDFGFGQRLGVDLPGEARGMVQALPWRQHLLSNISFGHGISATPLQIANAFAAIANGGVLNRPYIVQSIRDAETGELKEAEVKPIRRVLTAEQAAQMRAMLVGVTTVGGTGGNARVDGFMVGGKTGTAQKVNPNGRGYLKGAYISSFGGFIPANDPKFVIYVAVDSPRKAYYGATVAAPLFARMASYAVRKEGIAPLPIAEVSTVDKKVRRIAAEPKPAVKIPVKEVLTASELDKVTEVMTGETVPNLKNLTTREVLRRINGQDLKVKFVGQGVVADTIPDAGSLLPESKEITVIMK; from the coding sequence TTGAAATCACGTATCGTCATTATTTTTGTAGGTATATTGGTTCTATGGTCAGCCTTGATTCTGCGTGCCGGGTATTTGCAGTTTTTACCGAATGATCGCTTGAATTCGTTGCAGAACCGGCAGTTTCAAACCAAGGTGACGCTGCAAGCGCGTCGCGGAGCCATCGTGGATAGCAATGGGCGTGATCTTGCGATGTCGGCTGCGGCCTATTCTTTATATGCGGATCCCAAAATTATTGAAAATCGAAAACTGGCAGCGAAGAAACTCGCCAAAGTTTTAAACCAGTCCTACGAGTCTGTTTATGCGAAGATCAAAGACGGGAATCGTCGCTTCGTGTGGATTCAGCGGATGTTGGATCAAGGTGCCGCTGACGAGATCAAATCCTGGGACATCCGTGGACTTTCCTTCGTTGAAGAATGGCGTCGGGTTTATCCGAATGAAACTTTATTGGCGCAGACCTTGGGCTTTTTAGGAATTGAAGGTCAGGGGTTGGAAGGGCTGGAATTAGGTTACAATCAGTTGCTGGCCGGAAACCAAAAGAAAGTTTCGGTCAAGCGGGATGCTCGTGGTCGTCCTTTGATCAATGATGGCTTGATGTTCATTGAGAATCCAGAAGGAAGCGAATTGCGTCTGACGGTGGACTCTGAGCTGCAATATCGATTGGAAAGCGAGTTGGCCAACGCCGTCTCTACTTTTGAAGCGGATCACGCTGTAGGTGTTATCCTGGATGCGAAGACTTCCGCGGTTTTGGCTTTAGCTTCAGCGCCCACCTTTGATGTCAATAAGGCGATGAAAGCGGCCGCCGAACATCGTCGCAATAAAATCGTCACAGATGCATTTGAGCCGGGCTCGACGATGAAAACCTTCGTGATCGCCGCCGCCTTGCGGGACGGTTTGATTCAACCCAACACCAAGTTCTACTGTGAAAAGGGCAGCTTCAAAGTGGGCGATCGCATTATTCGCGAGGCGGAATCCAAAGAGAAATTCGAGGACCTGACAGTCTCTGAAATTCTGGCGGTGTCTTCAAATGTGGGTACGACGAAAATTGCTTTTAAGATGGGCTCAGACAAACTTCGTCAGGGACTTCTGGATTTTGGCTTCGGCCAAAGATTGGGTGTGGATCTTCCCGGAGAAGCACGGGGCATGGTGCAAGCTTTGCCTTGGAGACAGCACTTGCTAAGTAATATCTCTTTCGGTCACGGTATTTCCGCGACACCATTGCAAATCGCCAACGCTTTTGCCGCGATCGCCAACGGCGGAGTTTTGAATCGACCGTACATCGTACAGAGCATTCGTGATGCCGAAACAGGCGAGTTGAAAGAAGCAGAAGTAAAACCCATCCGCCGAGTTTTAACAGCCGAACAAGCAGCCCAGATGCGGGCAATGCTTGTTGGTGTTACAACCGTTGGCGGAACGGGCGGTAACGCTCGTGTTGACGGTTTTATGGTGGGTGGTAAAACGGGAACTGCGCAGAAGGTGAATCCCAACGGTCGCGGGTATCTAAAAGGTGCTTATATTTCAAGCTTCGGTGGTTTCATCCCTGCGAATGATCCAAAATTCGTGATTTATGTGGCAGTGGATTCGCCTCGCAAAGCATATTATGGCGCTACCGTGGCAGCACCTCTTTTTGCGCGCATGGCCTCTTACGCCGTCCGCAAAGAAGGCATTGCGCCGTTGCCGATTGCGGAAGTTTCGACGGTGGATAAAAAAGTGCGTCGTATCGCCGCGGAACCCAAACCTGCGGTGAAGATTCCTGTAAAAGAAGTATTGACGGCTTCTGAGCTTGATAAGGTGACAGAGGTGATGACCGGCGAAACAGTTCCTAACTTGAAGAATCTGACGACACGAGAAGTTCTTCGCCGTATCAACGGTCAGGACTTGAAGGTGAAATTTGTCGGCCAGGGGGTTGTCGCTGACACCATTCCGGATGCGGGCTCTCTTCTTCCGGAATCCAAAGAAATCACAGTCATCATGAAGTAA
- a CDS encoding ATP-dependent DNA helicase RecQ has translation MEIQQASPSDLLKKYFKLSQFRRGQQEIIDAVLANKDVLAVLPTGGGKSLCYQYPAVHFQKLVIVISPLIALMKDQVMALRRLGIPAGCLHSGQSDDEKREVFAELNKGGAFVLYLSPERAQKEGFQKWVQHKPIALFAVDEAHCVSQWGHDFREEYAQLSILKKLCPHVPILALTASATPTVLDDISKHLNLQKPERMVHGFYRSNLYYQVELCENEEAKLELLLQSIKSTPTGRIIVYCGTRKVTESTAALLQKKFKQVGFYHAGLSAEVRAQTQESYAEGALRILVATNAFGMGIDQPDVRLVVHYQIPANIDALYQEMGRGGRDGVESTCLTLYSKKDKGLQSYFIHSSEAPEEIKSARWRNLEALVNYSEGGECRHAEILTYYKDSQRIERCGHCDNCDPKSVRRILKPLTPSLVLDTTLEKIKSTLKKTKKPKASDLDFVLDDIQEKRYEILRQWRKAKAKELDAPAFVVFSDQTLKHLAVKNPQSLEEMKSVYGIGDAKIEKFGWDVLAELTR, from the coding sequence ATGGAAATCCAGCAGGCGTCGCCTTCCGATCTTTTAAAAAAATATTTCAAGCTTTCCCAGTTTCGCCGTGGGCAACAAGAGATCATCGACGCCGTACTCGCCAATAAAGATGTTTTAGCAGTTCTTCCCACGGGTGGCGGTAAGTCCCTGTGCTATCAATATCCAGCGGTGCACTTTCAAAAGCTGGTGATTGTTATTTCGCCTTTGATTGCCTTGATGAAAGATCAAGTGATGGCTTTGCGCAGGCTGGGAATTCCCGCTGGATGTCTGCACTCGGGGCAATCCGATGATGAAAAACGTGAGGTCTTTGCCGAGTTAAATAAAGGCGGCGCTTTCGTGCTCTATCTTTCTCCGGAAAGAGCGCAAAAAGAGGGCTTTCAAAAATGGGTGCAACATAAGCCCATCGCACTTTTTGCCGTCGATGAAGCGCACTGTGTGTCACAATGGGGCCATGATTTCCGTGAAGAGTATGCACAACTGAGTATTTTGAAAAAACTGTGCCCTCATGTTCCGATCTTAGCTTTGACTGCTTCGGCAACGCCAACGGTGTTGGACGATATTTCCAAACATCTGAATTTGCAAAAGCCAGAACGCATGGTCCATGGTTTCTACCGTTCCAATCTTTATTATCAAGTTGAACTTTGTGAAAATGAAGAAGCCAAGCTGGAGCTGCTTCTTCAAAGTATTAAGTCTACGCCCACGGGGCGAATCATTGTCTATTGCGGAACTCGCAAGGTGACCGAATCTACCGCGGCGTTGTTGCAGAAAAAATTCAAGCAGGTTGGCTTTTATCATGCGGGCCTTTCCGCAGAAGTCCGGGCGCAAACGCAGGAATCTTATGCCGAGGGGGCTCTGCGAATTCTTGTCGCGACCAATGCCTTTGGTATGGGAATCGATCAGCCGGATGTGCGTTTGGTCGTGCACTATCAGATTCCTGCAAACATCGATGCCCTTTATCAGGAAATGGGCCGGGGTGGACGTGACGGTGTCGAATCCACCTGTCTGACTTTGTATTCGAAGAAAGACAAGGGGCTGCAGTCCTACTTTATTCATTCTTCGGAAGCGCCAGAGGAAATCAAAAGTGCGCGTTGGCGCAATCTCGAGGCACTCGTCAATTATTCAGAGGGCGGTGAGTGTCGTCATGCCGAGATTCTTACGTACTACAAAGACTCGCAACGCATCGAACGTTGTGGTCACTGTGACAACTGTGATCCGAAGTCTGTGCGTCGTATTTTAAAACCACTAACGCCCTCTTTGGTGCTTGATACCACTCTGGAAAAAATTAAATCGACTTTGAAGAAGACGAAAAAGCCCAAGGCCTCAGACCTGGATTTCGTTTTGGATGACATCCAAGAAAAGCGTTACGAGATTTTGCGCCAGTGGAGAAAAGCGAAAGCCAAAGAACTGGATGCTCCGGCGTTTGTGGTCTTCAGCGATCAAACTTTGAAACATCTTGCCGTGAAAAACCCGCAAAGTCTTGAGGAAATGAAGTCTGTTTACGGCATCGGCGACGCCAAAATTGAAAAATTTGGTTGGGACGTCCTGGCAGAGTTAACCCGCTAG
- a CDS encoding nucleotidyltransferase domain-containing protein: protein MAEAFDKNKIIEALSENLKSSSRAQAAWLGGSTATGYEDSLSDTDIVVISSSPEEIFKIIEASLRQLFPIEHIWNVEDSPWKNFSQKFYVLEQAPSTYYVDAGVFQSLEPADYAEYFNVERHGAPVLLFDKSGILQAAAQSPRYENSKKMDWSQWIARFEILYRTFLKESMRGKYIDSYTFYQRLVMMWVQLLRGQRAPQKHDFGMRYLYRDLPADEAAYIEKLLQVSNIRSMQEAAADLKMKMTKFPKDVSL, encoded by the coding sequence ATGGCGGAAGCATTTGATAAAAACAAAATCATAGAGGCCTTATCTGAAAACCTAAAATCTTCTTCACGGGCTCAAGCGGCCTGGTTGGGGGGCTCGACAGCCACCGGCTATGAGGACTCTTTGTCCGACACTGACATTGTCGTCATCAGTTCTTCTCCTGAAGAAATATTCAAAATTATCGAGGCTTCTTTGCGACAGCTTTTTCCGATCGAACACATCTGGAATGTGGAAGACTCGCCGTGGAAGAATTTTTCTCAGAAGTTTTATGTCTTAGAGCAGGCCCCCAGCACCTACTACGTCGATGCCGGTGTTTTTCAGTCGTTGGAACCTGCGGATTACGCGGAATATTTCAATGTCGAACGCCATGGTGCGCCGGTCCTGCTTTTCGATAAGAGCGGTATTTTGCAGGCCGCCGCACAATCGCCCCGCTATGAAAATTCCAAAAAAATGGATTGGTCTCAATGGATTGCCCGCTTCGAAATACTTTATCGAACTTTTTTAAAGGAATCGATGCGCGGAAAGTACATTGACAGTTACACGTTCTATCAGAGACTCGTGATGATGTGGGTGCAACTGTTACGCGGTCAACGCGCACCTCAGAAGCATGATTTTGGCATGCGTTACCTGTATCGGGACCTGCCCGCGGACGAAGCCGCTTATATCGAAAAACTGCTGCAGGTTTCAAATATTCGCTCGATGCAAGAAGCCGCCGCTGATTTAAAAATGAAAATGACAAAATTTCCAAAGGACGTTTCTTTATGA
- a CDS encoding NAD-dependent epimerase/dehydratase family protein: MKILVLGGTRYFGRRLVHSLIQEGHEIWVLSRGQQEDDFGARVHRLKGDRKNQESLAQAVGSLSFDLVVDQVCMTPNDAAISCEVFAEKTPYYIMTSTMSVYSLGGNLQEDSYNPFLYQPKKPTNPAEEYGEGKRAAENYFATKAPFKCAFARFPVVVGEDDYTGRLWGHIKKIRDEEPLYFPNLNAKFSFITSEDAARALLWLVHSKHEGAFNFASEDAIPLKELVQDIEAITGKKAHLLQEPSPENWSPYGITEDWFLNVEKAKAAGFKAQPVSQWLHSLLVSLNRV, from the coding sequence ATGAAGATTTTAGTTTTAGGTGGGACCAGATACTTTGGCCGAAGACTTGTGCATTCGCTGATTCAAGAAGGTCATGAAATATGGGTTCTTTCCCGGGGCCAACAGGAGGATGATTTTGGCGCTCGTGTGCATCGACTCAAAGGGGATCGTAAGAACCAAGAATCCCTGGCTCAGGCGGTGGGTTCTCTATCTTTTGACTTGGTCGTCGATCAGGTCTGCATGACCCCCAATGATGCGGCAATAAGCTGTGAGGTGTTTGCGGAAAAAACGCCTTATTACATTATGACTTCGACCATGTCCGTGTATTCCTTAGGAGGGAATCTTCAGGAGGATAGCTACAACCCCTTCTTGTACCAGCCGAAAAAGCCTACCAATCCCGCCGAAGAATATGGAGAAGGGAAGCGCGCGGCGGAAAACTACTTTGCGACCAAAGCCCCTTTTAAGTGTGCATTCGCCCGCTTTCCTGTTGTAGTCGGAGAAGATGATTACACCGGCCGTCTGTGGGGGCATATTAAGAAAATCAGAGACGAAGAGCCTCTTTATTTTCCCAACTTAAATGCCAAATTTTCTTTTATCACGTCCGAGGATGCGGCTCGCGCGCTCTTGTGGTTGGTACATTCTAAACACGAAGGCGCTTTTAATTTCGCCTCTGAGGATGCCATTCCCCTCAAAGAACTTGTTCAGGACATCGAAGCTATCACGGGAAAAAAAGCGCACCTGCTGCAAGAGCCTTCGCCAGAAAACTGGTCCCCGTATGGAATTACCGAGGACTGGTTTTTAAATGTCGAAAAAGCCAAGGCCGCCGGCTTTAAAGCACAACCGGTGAGCCAGTGGCTTCATTCGCTCTTAGTCAGCTTGAATCGAGTTTAA
- a CDS encoding serine esterase translates to MRQLGKIHCQEINNDDNAPWVIFFHGFGADCNDLFSLGDMISTKKTYNWLFPNGILEVPIGPAWMGRAWWTVNMLEIQEAQARGEHRDFSNETPKGLPKAYDAAMEMIRQLKVPWNKIVLGGFSQGAMLATEIYLRAPETPAGLVIMSGTLLHQEEWKKLIPARQGQRFFQSHGEMDQVLGHKQAQKLNTLLNQNGMKGSMLSFRGGHEIPAPVIMKIGEYLNSIQAD, encoded by the coding sequence ATGAGACAACTCGGAAAGATACATTGCCAAGAAATAAATAATGACGATAACGCGCCCTGGGTGATCTTCTTTCACGGCTTCGGCGCTGACTGTAATGACCTTTTTTCTTTGGGGGATATGATTTCCACCAAGAAGACCTACAATTGGCTTTTTCCGAATGGAATTTTAGAAGTGCCCATTGGACCAGCCTGGATGGGACGCGCCTGGTGGACCGTCAATATGCTAGAGATCCAAGAGGCTCAAGCTCGCGGCGAGCACCGCGACTTCAGCAATGAAACGCCGAAAGGTCTTCCCAAGGCTTACGACGCCGCCATGGAAATGATTCGGCAACTCAAAGTGCCTTGGAACAAAATTGTCCTGGGTGGATTCAGTCAGGGCGCGATGCTCGCGACAGAAATTTATCTACGTGCGCCCGAAACTCCCGCTGGACTTGTCATTATGTCGGGAACCTTGCTGCATCAGGAAGAATGGAAGAAACTCATTCCGGCTCGTCAAGGACAACGATTCTTCCAAAGTCACGGCGAAATGGATCAGGTTCTGGGGCATAAACAAGCGCAAAAGCTCAACACCCTTTTGAATCAAAACGGAATGAAAGGGTCGATGTTAAGCTTTCGCGGCGGGCACGAAATCCCCGCCCCTGTGATCATGAAAATCGGTGAATACTTAAACTCGATTCAAGCTGACTAA